In Salmo salar chromosome ssa24, Ssal_v3.1, whole genome shotgun sequence, the following proteins share a genomic window:
- the LOC106585621 gene encoding transcriptional activator MN1 isoform X2 yields the protein MFGLEQFGSQINSRNPGQSERNINQPRLNMSSHYKSPGFHTGGPPGAVEPGMGPLNEPPMLGLNMNMNGEQYGGFHPRGHSDMHAGSGLQQQQQQQGPMHGFYNNQQPHQGHPHGHQSHPHQHHPHFSGNFGGPDPASSCLHGGRLMGYNNNGMGPQQGFGEGFDPLAEGQAGDSFSQQQQQQQQRSSNMPEFQHHGPPSGNHAVPAPCLPLDQSPNRAASFHGLPSSSSSSSETHGLEPRRMPNQGAVEGLEYNFPSEPPTGHFDVPVFSPSESESQLPHFGPGRPVAGGSFPGNPAMARTPGIQGISKGHQQPPPQPQQPQPPPQHGVFFERFGNGRKMPVGMDPGVSARHTLMQQQQAGLIARQNSCPPGLPRPPQSESGSTNTNILDGGVMMPGQHNQFEYPIHRLENRGQHPYGDPMFNMQQPAPPPPAQQPPNQRLQHFDSPYMNMAKRPRFEFPNAQGGENCGTWGSGMHNAQGMENHLSPSAYPGLPGEFTPPVTDGFPPGPLQHAGPEQQSLQQRQNAAMMIKQMASRNQQQRMRQPSLQQLGHHGDVPPGPMVHGGPVGSMPQPNFDRENGSRMPNFEGQNPHITQENWFPGSHPPGEIMSRRMGGTGGEAGAHDMGLQQNGAGMMFRPGMNGMGMQEPMRIPGDGHVQALHSPRMHPQFGNNMGNLSQMQSPGAGVGHPNAPSDRRPADFPAGPSMGAQPTFPYGGTNRQGPPHSNPQGVNTSPGSYPTPSEFPPGQRSSVSKLGALSLGNFSKTSTKDNVFGQSCLAALSTACQNMIASLGAPNLNVTFNKKNQNEGKRKLSQTEQDINSSTANGTGSAGPEYFQSGTSQNSQMPGTGNSNIKPAGQNQTLQGEASALSPNYNMDATPCSEGKAATGNGRGRGRRKRDSGHVSPGIFFSSDSGNPVVSPGQQPPSAGVGERGGGTPHEKPLPSPSWGKGNDQKLGDQADLMSSLDSGIQSVTKSNSSSPHVDLPDDVSTHYVNEDEVSSSSDAGGAPVTKPIRSPHITVSPKLQRGEHGLMNGQKPLGMQGITNHTTSTPDGYGLSAGGATVGNGVGHPGTPGMEQVRTPSSTSGQDEIHPLEILQAQIQLQRQQFSISEDQPLAMKNGKKNGDCPSQNEDNELASCSPDAGKGSMGTIDLDTLMAEQHATWYVPSDKAMMDGPEDDKSMAPWEKTKSQNNSKEGLKEYHTIPTLSARIRGH from the exons ATGTTTGGGCTGGAGCAGTTTGGTTCTCAGATTAATAGCAGAAACCCTGGCCAGTCAGAGAGAAACATAAACCAGCCAAGACTGAACATGAGCTCCCATTACAAAAGCCCTGGCTTTCATACAGGAGGCCCGCCTGGTGCCGTGGAGCCGGGCATGGGCCCTCTGAACGAGCCTCCGATGCTTGGGCTCAATATGAACATGAACGGTGAGCAGTATGGTGGCTTTCATCCCAGGGGCCACTCAGACATGCATGCAGGCAGCGGActccagcagcaacagcagcagcaaggaCCCATGCATGGATTTTATAACAACCAGCAACCTCATCAAGGCCATCCCCACGGCCACCAGTCTCACCCTCATCAACACCATCCTCATTTCAGTGGGAACTTTGGAGgcccagacccagcctcatcctGCCTGCATGGTGGCAGGCTGATGGGCTACAACAACAATGGCATGGGGCCCCAGCAGGGCTTTGGAGAGGGGTTTGACCCCCTTGCTGAGGGCCAGGCAGGGGACAGCTtctcccagcagcagcagcaacagcagcaaagATCCAGTAACATGCCTGAGTTCCAGCACCACGGCCCCCCAAGCGGCAACCACGCTGTCCCTGCCCCCTGTCTACCCCTGGACCAGTCACCTAACCGGGCAGCATCCTTCCATGgtctgccctcctcctcctcttcctcctcggagACCCATGGTCTGGAGCCTCGACGGATGCCCAATCAGGGTGCTGTGGAGGGATTAGAGTATAATTTCCCAAGCGAGCCCCCAACTGGACATTTTGACGTACCTGTATTTTCTCCATCAGAATCAGAGTCTCAGCTGCCCCACTTTGGGCCAGGAAGGCCGGTGGCCGGTGGCAGTTTCCCTGGAAACCCTGCCATGGCTCGGACACCGGGTATACAGGGCATCTCCAAAGGGCACCAGCAGCCACCCCCACAGCCCCAGCAGCCTCAGCCTCCCCCACAGCATGGAGTGTTCTTTGAGCGCTTTGGGAATGGCCGTAAGATGCCAGTGGGGATGGACCCAGGGGTCAGTGCCAGACACACTCtcatgcagcagcagcaggctggtTTGATAGCACGACAGAACTCATGCCCCCCAGGCCTCCCCCGGCCCCCCCAATCTGAGTCGGGCTCCACCAACACCAACATACTGGATGGTGGCGTCATGATGCCTGGCCAACACAACCAGTTTGAGTATCCTATTCACAGACTGGAAAATAGGGGCCAGCACCCCTATGGGGACCCCATGTTTAATATGCAACAGCCGGCTCCCCCTCCTCCCGCCCAACAGCCTCCGAATCAGAGGCTGCAACACTTTGACAGTCCTTATATGAACATGGCAAAAAGGCCCAGATTTGAGTTTCCTAACGCTCAGGGAGGGGAGAATTGTGGCACGTGGGGTAGTGGCATGCACAATGCGCAGGGCATGGagaaccatctctctccctcGGCCTACCCTGGTCTTCCTGGTGAGTTCACCCCACCTGTAACAGACGGTTTCCCCCCGGGTCCACTCCAGCATGCTGGGCCTGAGCAGCAGTCTCTGCAACAGCGGCAGAACGCGGCCATGATGATCAAGCAGATGGCCTCTCGGAACCAGCAGCAGAGGATGAGGCAGCCCAGTCTGCAGCAGCTGGGTCACCACGGCGACGTGCCTCCGGGCCCCATGGTTCATGGAGGCCCAGTGGGGAGCATGCCTCAGCCCAACTTTGACAGGGAGAATGGATCCAGGATGCCGAACTTTGAGGGTCAGAACCCTCATATAACTCAGGAGAACTGGTTCCCCGGGTCCCACCCACCAGGAGAGATCATGTCACGGCGTATGGGGGGAACGGGCGGGGAGGCTGGGGCCCACGACATGGGGCTGCAGCAGAACGGAGCTGGTATGATGTTCAGGCCGGGCATGAATGGGATGGGCATGCAGGAGCCAATGAGGATACCTGGAGATGGGCATGTACAGGCCCTCCACTCCCCTCGCATGCACCCCCAGTTTGGCAACAACATGGGCAACCTCTCCCAGATGCAGTCCCCCGGAGCCGGGGTAGGACACCCCAACGCACCATCAGATAGGCGGCCAGCTGACTTCCCCGCCGGGCCTTCCATGGGAGCTCAACCAACGTTTCCTTACGGAGGGACAAACCGTCAGGGGCCACCACATAGCAATCCCCAGGGGGTGAACACCTCACCAGGGAGCTACCCTACTCCATCTGAGTTCCCCCCAGGCCAGCGGTCCTCTGTTAGTAAGCTTGGGGCGCTCTCCCTGGGGAACTTTAGCAAAACCAGCACTAAAGACAATGTTTTCGGGCAGAGCTGCCTGGCGGCCCTTTCCACAGCCTGCCAGAACATGATAGCTAGCCTAGGGGCCCCCAACCTAAACGTAACATTCAACAAGAAGAACCAAAATGAGGGCAAGCGAAAACTGAGTCAGACGGAGCAGGACATTAATAGCAGCACTGCTAACGGGACTGGCAGTGCTGGTCCTGAGTATTTTCAGAGCGGCACTTCCCAGAACAGCCAGATGCCTGGCACTGGGAATAGCAACATAAAGCCTGCAGGTCAAAACCAGACGCTGCAGGGGGAAGCCAGTGCCCTCTCCCCAAATTACAACATGGACGCTACCCCATGCAGTGAGGGGAAAGCAGCAACAgggaatgggagagggagagggaggagaaaaaggGACAGCGGGCATGTGAGCCCTGGGATCTTTTTTTCCTCTGACAGCGGAAACCCTGTTGTAAGTCCAGGCCAGCAACCCCCTTCAGCTGGCGttggggagaggggtgggggtaCGCCCCATGAGAAACCCCTCCCGTCCCCCTCCTGGGGAAAGGGAAATGACCAGAAGCTGGGGGACCAGGCAGACCTGATGTCTTCTCTGGACAGTGGCATTCAGAGTGTCACCAAATCTAACAGTAGCTCACCGCACGTGGACCTTCCTGACGATGTCAGCACCCACTACGTCAATGAGGATGAGGTGTCCTCTAGCTCAGATGCAGGAGGTGCTCCAGTCACAAAGCCCATCCGTAGTCCGCACATCACTGTCTCACCCAAGCTGCAGAGGGGGGAACATGGCCTGATGAATGGGCAAAAGCCCCTAGGCATGCAGGGCATCACCAATCACACTACCTCGACACCCGACGGCTATGGACTGAGTGCTGGTGGGGCCACGGTGGGCAACGGAGTCGGTCACCCAGGCACACCTGGGATGGAGCAGGTACGCACCCCATCCAGCACCTCTGGCCAGGACGAGATCCATCCTCTGGAGATACTGCAGGCCCAGATCCAGCTGCAGCGCCAACAGTTCAGCATCTCAGAGGACCAGCCCCTGGCCATGAAGAATGGTAAAAAGAATGGCGACTGTCCCTCACAGAATGAAGACAATGAGCTGGCGAGCTGCAGCCCGGATGCTGGGAAGGGCTCAATGGGCACTATTGACCTTGACACTCTAATGGCAGAGCAGCACGCCACCTGGTATGTGCCCAGCGACAAGGCCATGATGGATGGGCCAGAGGATGACAAGTCCATGGCACCCTGGGAAAAAACTAagagccagaataacagcaaagaag GGTTGAAAGAATATCACACAATTCCTACACTATCAGCAAGAATCAGAGGGCATTAG
- the LOC106585621 gene encoding transcriptional activator MN1 isoform X3 — MFGLEQFGSQINSRNPGQSERNINQPRLNMSSHYKSPGFHTGGPPGAVEPGMGPLNEPPMLGLNMNMNGEQYGGFHPRGHSDMHAGSGLQQQQQQQGPMHGFYNNQQPHQGHPHGHQSHPHQHHPHFSGNFGGPDPASSCLHGGRLMGYNNNGMGPQQGFGEGFDPLAEGQAGDSFSQQQQQQQQRSSNMPEFQHHGPPSGNHAVPAPCLPLDQSPNRAASFHGLPSSSSSSSETHGLEPRRMPNQGAVEGLEYNFPSEPPTGHFDVPVFSPSESESQLPHFGPGRPVAGGSFPGNPAMARTPGIQGISKGHQQPPPQPQQPQPPPQHGVFFERFGNGRKMPVGMDPGVSARHTLMQQQQAGLIARQNSCPPGLPRPPQSESGSTNTNILDGGVMMPGQHNQFEYPIHRLENRGQHPYGDPMFNMQQPAPPPPAQQPPNQRLQHFDSPYMNMAKRPRFEFPNAQGGENCGTWGSGMHNAQGMENHLSPSAYPGLPGEFTPPVTDGFPPGPLQHAGPEQQSLQQRQNAAMMIKQMASRNQQQRMRQPSLQQLGHHGDVPPGPMVHGGPVGSMPQPNFDRENGSRMPNFEGQNPHITQENWFPGSHPPGEIMSRRMGGTGGEAGAHDMGLQQNGAGMMFRPGMNGMGMQEPMRIPGDGHVQALHSPRMHPQFGNNMGNLSQMQSPGAGVGHPNAPSDRRPADFPAGPSMGAQPTFPYGGTNRQGPPHSNPQGVNTSPGSYPTPSEFPPGQRSSVSKLGALSLGNFSKTSTKDNVFGQSCLAALSTACQNMIASLGAPNLNVTFNKKNQNEGKRKLSQTEQDINSSTANGTGSAGPEYFQSGTSQNSQMPGTGNSNIKPAGQNQTLQGEASALSPNYNMDATPCSEGKAATGNGRGRGRRKRDSGHVSPGIFFSSDSGNPVVSPGQQPPSAGVGERGGGTPHEKPLPSPSWGKGNDQKLGDQADLMSSLDSGIQSVTKSNSSSPHVDLPDDVSTHYVNEDEVSSSSDAGGAPVTKPIRSPHITVSPKLQRGEHGLMNGQKPLGMQGITNHTTSTPDGYGLSAGGATVGNGVGHPGTPGMEQVRTPSSTSGQDEIHPLEILQAQIQLQRQQFSISEDQPLAMKNGKKNGDCPSQNEDNELASCSPDAGKGSMGTIDLDTLMAEQHATWYVPSDKAMMDGPEDDKSMAPWEKTKSQNNSKEDVIS; from the exons ATGTTTGGGCTGGAGCAGTTTGGTTCTCAGATTAATAGCAGAAACCCTGGCCAGTCAGAGAGAAACATAAACCAGCCAAGACTGAACATGAGCTCCCATTACAAAAGCCCTGGCTTTCATACAGGAGGCCCGCCTGGTGCCGTGGAGCCGGGCATGGGCCCTCTGAACGAGCCTCCGATGCTTGGGCTCAATATGAACATGAACGGTGAGCAGTATGGTGGCTTTCATCCCAGGGGCCACTCAGACATGCATGCAGGCAGCGGActccagcagcaacagcagcagcaaggaCCCATGCATGGATTTTATAACAACCAGCAACCTCATCAAGGCCATCCCCACGGCCACCAGTCTCACCCTCATCAACACCATCCTCATTTCAGTGGGAACTTTGGAGgcccagacccagcctcatcctGCCTGCATGGTGGCAGGCTGATGGGCTACAACAACAATGGCATGGGGCCCCAGCAGGGCTTTGGAGAGGGGTTTGACCCCCTTGCTGAGGGCCAGGCAGGGGACAGCTtctcccagcagcagcagcaacagcagcaaagATCCAGTAACATGCCTGAGTTCCAGCACCACGGCCCCCCAAGCGGCAACCACGCTGTCCCTGCCCCCTGTCTACCCCTGGACCAGTCACCTAACCGGGCAGCATCCTTCCATGgtctgccctcctcctcctcttcctcctcggagACCCATGGTCTGGAGCCTCGACGGATGCCCAATCAGGGTGCTGTGGAGGGATTAGAGTATAATTTCCCAAGCGAGCCCCCAACTGGACATTTTGACGTACCTGTATTTTCTCCATCAGAATCAGAGTCTCAGCTGCCCCACTTTGGGCCAGGAAGGCCGGTGGCCGGTGGCAGTTTCCCTGGAAACCCTGCCATGGCTCGGACACCGGGTATACAGGGCATCTCCAAAGGGCACCAGCAGCCACCCCCACAGCCCCAGCAGCCTCAGCCTCCCCCACAGCATGGAGTGTTCTTTGAGCGCTTTGGGAATGGCCGTAAGATGCCAGTGGGGATGGACCCAGGGGTCAGTGCCAGACACACTCtcatgcagcagcagcaggctggtTTGATAGCACGACAGAACTCATGCCCCCCAGGCCTCCCCCGGCCCCCCCAATCTGAGTCGGGCTCCACCAACACCAACATACTGGATGGTGGCGTCATGATGCCTGGCCAACACAACCAGTTTGAGTATCCTATTCACAGACTGGAAAATAGGGGCCAGCACCCCTATGGGGACCCCATGTTTAATATGCAACAGCCGGCTCCCCCTCCTCCCGCCCAACAGCCTCCGAATCAGAGGCTGCAACACTTTGACAGTCCTTATATGAACATGGCAAAAAGGCCCAGATTTGAGTTTCCTAACGCTCAGGGAGGGGAGAATTGTGGCACGTGGGGTAGTGGCATGCACAATGCGCAGGGCATGGagaaccatctctctccctcGGCCTACCCTGGTCTTCCTGGTGAGTTCACCCCACCTGTAACAGACGGTTTCCCCCCGGGTCCACTCCAGCATGCTGGGCCTGAGCAGCAGTCTCTGCAACAGCGGCAGAACGCGGCCATGATGATCAAGCAGATGGCCTCTCGGAACCAGCAGCAGAGGATGAGGCAGCCCAGTCTGCAGCAGCTGGGTCACCACGGCGACGTGCCTCCGGGCCCCATGGTTCATGGAGGCCCAGTGGGGAGCATGCCTCAGCCCAACTTTGACAGGGAGAATGGATCCAGGATGCCGAACTTTGAGGGTCAGAACCCTCATATAACTCAGGAGAACTGGTTCCCCGGGTCCCACCCACCAGGAGAGATCATGTCACGGCGTATGGGGGGAACGGGCGGGGAGGCTGGGGCCCACGACATGGGGCTGCAGCAGAACGGAGCTGGTATGATGTTCAGGCCGGGCATGAATGGGATGGGCATGCAGGAGCCAATGAGGATACCTGGAGATGGGCATGTACAGGCCCTCCACTCCCCTCGCATGCACCCCCAGTTTGGCAACAACATGGGCAACCTCTCCCAGATGCAGTCCCCCGGAGCCGGGGTAGGACACCCCAACGCACCATCAGATAGGCGGCCAGCTGACTTCCCCGCCGGGCCTTCCATGGGAGCTCAACCAACGTTTCCTTACGGAGGGACAAACCGTCAGGGGCCACCACATAGCAATCCCCAGGGGGTGAACACCTCACCAGGGAGCTACCCTACTCCATCTGAGTTCCCCCCAGGCCAGCGGTCCTCTGTTAGTAAGCTTGGGGCGCTCTCCCTGGGGAACTTTAGCAAAACCAGCACTAAAGACAATGTTTTCGGGCAGAGCTGCCTGGCGGCCCTTTCCACAGCCTGCCAGAACATGATAGCTAGCCTAGGGGCCCCCAACCTAAACGTAACATTCAACAAGAAGAACCAAAATGAGGGCAAGCGAAAACTGAGTCAGACGGAGCAGGACATTAATAGCAGCACTGCTAACGGGACTGGCAGTGCTGGTCCTGAGTATTTTCAGAGCGGCACTTCCCAGAACAGCCAGATGCCTGGCACTGGGAATAGCAACATAAAGCCTGCAGGTCAAAACCAGACGCTGCAGGGGGAAGCCAGTGCCCTCTCCCCAAATTACAACATGGACGCTACCCCATGCAGTGAGGGGAAAGCAGCAACAgggaatgggagagggagagggaggagaaaaaggGACAGCGGGCATGTGAGCCCTGGGATCTTTTTTTCCTCTGACAGCGGAAACCCTGTTGTAAGTCCAGGCCAGCAACCCCCTTCAGCTGGCGttggggagaggggtgggggtaCGCCCCATGAGAAACCCCTCCCGTCCCCCTCCTGGGGAAAGGGAAATGACCAGAAGCTGGGGGACCAGGCAGACCTGATGTCTTCTCTGGACAGTGGCATTCAGAGTGTCACCAAATCTAACAGTAGCTCACCGCACGTGGACCTTCCTGACGATGTCAGCACCCACTACGTCAATGAGGATGAGGTGTCCTCTAGCTCAGATGCAGGAGGTGCTCCAGTCACAAAGCCCATCCGTAGTCCGCACATCACTGTCTCACCCAAGCTGCAGAGGGGGGAACATGGCCTGATGAATGGGCAAAAGCCCCTAGGCATGCAGGGCATCACCAATCACACTACCTCGACACCCGACGGCTATGGACTGAGTGCTGGTGGGGCCACGGTGGGCAACGGAGTCGGTCACCCAGGCACACCTGGGATGGAGCAGGTACGCACCCCATCCAGCACCTCTGGCCAGGACGAGATCCATCCTCTGGAGATACTGCAGGCCCAGATCCAGCTGCAGCGCCAACAGTTCAGCATCTCAGAGGACCAGCCCCTGGCCATGAAGAATGGTAAAAAGAATGGCGACTGTCCCTCACAGAATGAAGACAATGAGCTGGCGAGCTGCAGCCCGGATGCTGGGAAGGGCTCAATGGGCACTATTGACCTTGACACTCTAATGGCAGAGCAGCACGCCACCTGGTATGTGCCCAGCGACAAGGCCATGATGGATGGGCCAGAGGATGACAAGTCCATGGCACCCTGGGAAAAAACTAagagccagaataacagcaaagaag ATGTGATTTCTTAA
- the LOC106585621 gene encoding transcriptional activator MN1 isoform X1: MFGLEQFGSQINSRNPGQSERNINQPRLNMSSHYKSPGFHTGGPPGAVEPGMGPLNEPPMLGLNMNMNGEQYGGFHPRGHSDMHAGSGLQQQQQQQGPMHGFYNNQQPHQGHPHGHQSHPHQHHPHFSGNFGGPDPASSCLHGGRLMGYNNNGMGPQQGFGEGFDPLAEGQAGDSFSQQQQQQQQRSSNMPEFQHHGPPSGNHAVPAPCLPLDQSPNRAASFHGLPSSSSSSSETHGLEPRRMPNQGAVEGLEYNFPSEPPTGHFDVPVFSPSESESQLPHFGPGRPVAGGSFPGNPAMARTPGIQGISKGHQQPPPQPQQPQPPPQHGVFFERFGNGRKMPVGMDPGVSARHTLMQQQQAGLIARQNSCPPGLPRPPQSESGSTNTNILDGGVMMPGQHNQFEYPIHRLENRGQHPYGDPMFNMQQPAPPPPAQQPPNQRLQHFDSPYMNMAKRPRFEFPNAQGGENCGTWGSGMHNAQGMENHLSPSAYPGLPGEFTPPVTDGFPPGPLQHAGPEQQSLQQRQNAAMMIKQMASRNQQQRMRQPSLQQLGHHGDVPPGPMVHGGPVGSMPQPNFDRENGSRMPNFEGQNPHITQENWFPGSHPPGEIMSRRMGGTGGEAGAHDMGLQQNGAGMMFRPGMNGMGMQEPMRIPGDGHVQALHSPRMHPQFGNNMGNLSQMQSPGAGVGHPNAPSDRRPADFPAGPSMGAQPTFPYGGTNRQGPPHSNPQGVNTSPGSYPTPSEFPPGQRSSVSKLGALSLGNFSKTSTKDNVFGQSCLAALSTACQNMIASLGAPNLNVTFNKKNQNEGKRKLSQTEQDINSSTANGTGSAGPEYFQSGTSQNSQMPGTGNSNIKPAGQNQTLQGEASALSPNYNMDATPCSEGKAATGNGRGRGRRKRDSGHVSPGIFFSSDSGNPVVSPGQQPPSAGVGERGGGTPHEKPLPSPSWGKGNDQKLGDQADLMSSLDSGIQSVTKSNSSSPHVDLPDDVSTHYVNEDEVSSSSDAGGAPVTKPIRSPHITVSPKLQRGEHGLMNGQKPLGMQGITNHTTSTPDGYGLSAGGATVGNGVGHPGTPGMEQVRTPSSTSGQDEIHPLEILQAQIQLQRQQFSISEDQPLAMKNGKKNGDCPSQNEDNELASCSPDAGKGSMGTIDLDTLMAEQHATWYVPSDKAMMDGPEDDKSMAPWEKTKSQNNSKEESELSQSKAGVGVGAQGPGGGNGGSHLQCLSVHCTDELGDSKGRGGTVSSWRSLHSDISNRFGTFVAALT; this comes from the coding sequence ATGTTTGGGCTGGAGCAGTTTGGTTCTCAGATTAATAGCAGAAACCCTGGCCAGTCAGAGAGAAACATAAACCAGCCAAGACTGAACATGAGCTCCCATTACAAAAGCCCTGGCTTTCATACAGGAGGCCCGCCTGGTGCCGTGGAGCCGGGCATGGGCCCTCTGAACGAGCCTCCGATGCTTGGGCTCAATATGAACATGAACGGTGAGCAGTATGGTGGCTTTCATCCCAGGGGCCACTCAGACATGCATGCAGGCAGCGGActccagcagcaacagcagcagcaaggaCCCATGCATGGATTTTATAACAACCAGCAACCTCATCAAGGCCATCCCCACGGCCACCAGTCTCACCCTCATCAACACCATCCTCATTTCAGTGGGAACTTTGGAGgcccagacccagcctcatcctGCCTGCATGGTGGCAGGCTGATGGGCTACAACAACAATGGCATGGGGCCCCAGCAGGGCTTTGGAGAGGGGTTTGACCCCCTTGCTGAGGGCCAGGCAGGGGACAGCTtctcccagcagcagcagcaacagcagcaaagATCCAGTAACATGCCTGAGTTCCAGCACCACGGCCCCCCAAGCGGCAACCACGCTGTCCCTGCCCCCTGTCTACCCCTGGACCAGTCACCTAACCGGGCAGCATCCTTCCATGgtctgccctcctcctcctcttcctcctcggagACCCATGGTCTGGAGCCTCGACGGATGCCCAATCAGGGTGCTGTGGAGGGATTAGAGTATAATTTCCCAAGCGAGCCCCCAACTGGACATTTTGACGTACCTGTATTTTCTCCATCAGAATCAGAGTCTCAGCTGCCCCACTTTGGGCCAGGAAGGCCGGTGGCCGGTGGCAGTTTCCCTGGAAACCCTGCCATGGCTCGGACACCGGGTATACAGGGCATCTCCAAAGGGCACCAGCAGCCACCCCCACAGCCCCAGCAGCCTCAGCCTCCCCCACAGCATGGAGTGTTCTTTGAGCGCTTTGGGAATGGCCGTAAGATGCCAGTGGGGATGGACCCAGGGGTCAGTGCCAGACACACTCtcatgcagcagcagcaggctggtTTGATAGCACGACAGAACTCATGCCCCCCAGGCCTCCCCCGGCCCCCCCAATCTGAGTCGGGCTCCACCAACACCAACATACTGGATGGTGGCGTCATGATGCCTGGCCAACACAACCAGTTTGAGTATCCTATTCACAGACTGGAAAATAGGGGCCAGCACCCCTATGGGGACCCCATGTTTAATATGCAACAGCCGGCTCCCCCTCCTCCCGCCCAACAGCCTCCGAATCAGAGGCTGCAACACTTTGACAGTCCTTATATGAACATGGCAAAAAGGCCCAGATTTGAGTTTCCTAACGCTCAGGGAGGGGAGAATTGTGGCACGTGGGGTAGTGGCATGCACAATGCGCAGGGCATGGagaaccatctctctccctcGGCCTACCCTGGTCTTCCTGGTGAGTTCACCCCACCTGTAACAGACGGTTTCCCCCCGGGTCCACTCCAGCATGCTGGGCCTGAGCAGCAGTCTCTGCAACAGCGGCAGAACGCGGCCATGATGATCAAGCAGATGGCCTCTCGGAACCAGCAGCAGAGGATGAGGCAGCCCAGTCTGCAGCAGCTGGGTCACCACGGCGACGTGCCTCCGGGCCCCATGGTTCATGGAGGCCCAGTGGGGAGCATGCCTCAGCCCAACTTTGACAGGGAGAATGGATCCAGGATGCCGAACTTTGAGGGTCAGAACCCTCATATAACTCAGGAGAACTGGTTCCCCGGGTCCCACCCACCAGGAGAGATCATGTCACGGCGTATGGGGGGAACGGGCGGGGAGGCTGGGGCCCACGACATGGGGCTGCAGCAGAACGGAGCTGGTATGATGTTCAGGCCGGGCATGAATGGGATGGGCATGCAGGAGCCAATGAGGATACCTGGAGATGGGCATGTACAGGCCCTCCACTCCCCTCGCATGCACCCCCAGTTTGGCAACAACATGGGCAACCTCTCCCAGATGCAGTCCCCCGGAGCCGGGGTAGGACACCCCAACGCACCATCAGATAGGCGGCCAGCTGACTTCCCCGCCGGGCCTTCCATGGGAGCTCAACCAACGTTTCCTTACGGAGGGACAAACCGTCAGGGGCCACCACATAGCAATCCCCAGGGGGTGAACACCTCACCAGGGAGCTACCCTACTCCATCTGAGTTCCCCCCAGGCCAGCGGTCCTCTGTTAGTAAGCTTGGGGCGCTCTCCCTGGGGAACTTTAGCAAAACCAGCACTAAAGACAATGTTTTCGGGCAGAGCTGCCTGGCGGCCCTTTCCACAGCCTGCCAGAACATGATAGCTAGCCTAGGGGCCCCCAACCTAAACGTAACATTCAACAAGAAGAACCAAAATGAGGGCAAGCGAAAACTGAGTCAGACGGAGCAGGACATTAATAGCAGCACTGCTAACGGGACTGGCAGTGCTGGTCCTGAGTATTTTCAGAGCGGCACTTCCCAGAACAGCCAGATGCCTGGCACTGGGAATAGCAACATAAAGCCTGCAGGTCAAAACCAGACGCTGCAGGGGGAAGCCAGTGCCCTCTCCCCAAATTACAACATGGACGCTACCCCATGCAGTGAGGGGAAAGCAGCAACAgggaatgggagagggagagggaggagaaaaaggGACAGCGGGCATGTGAGCCCTGGGATCTTTTTTTCCTCTGACAGCGGAAACCCTGTTGTAAGTCCAGGCCAGCAACCCCCTTCAGCTGGCGttggggagaggggtgggggtaCGCCCCATGAGAAACCCCTCCCGTCCCCCTCCTGGGGAAAGGGAAATGACCAGAAGCTGGGGGACCAGGCAGACCTGATGTCTTCTCTGGACAGTGGCATTCAGAGTGTCACCAAATCTAACAGTAGCTCACCGCACGTGGACCTTCCTGACGATGTCAGCACCCACTACGTCAATGAGGATGAGGTGTCCTCTAGCTCAGATGCAGGAGGTGCTCCAGTCACAAAGCCCATCCGTAGTCCGCACATCACTGTCTCACCCAAGCTGCAGAGGGGGGAACATGGCCTGATGAATGGGCAAAAGCCCCTAGGCATGCAGGGCATCACCAATCACACTACCTCGACACCCGACGGCTATGGACTGAGTGCTGGTGGGGCCACGGTGGGCAACGGAGTCGGTCACCCAGGCACACCTGGGATGGAGCAGGTACGCACCCCATCCAGCACCTCTGGCCAGGACGAGATCCATCCTCTGGAGATACTGCAGGCCCAGATCCAGCTGCAGCGCCAACAGTTCAGCATCTCAGAGGACCAGCCCCTGGCCATGAAGAATGGTAAAAAGAATGGCGACTGTCCCTCACAGAATGAAGACAATGAGCTGGCGAGCTGCAGCCCGGATGCTGGGAAGGGCTCAATGGGCACTATTGACCTTGACACTCTAATGGCAGAGCAGCACGCCACCTGGTATGTGCCCAGCGACAAGGCCATGATGGATGGGCCAGAGGATGACAAGTCCATGGCACCCTGGGAAAAAACTAagagccagaataacagcaaagaag